From Pseudomonas putida, one genomic window encodes:
- a CDS encoding DUF3325 domain-containing protein produces the protein MMMLIAGGALFAYAGMLGLCQGLERHYKQVWQRPCPRPLRRVLRGAGWLALMISLLLCAQVWGWAMAPVAWLAMMSLGAMLLVVQLPYWPRLAVGLAGLVPVWGLLHLFT, from the coding sequence ATGATGATGTTGATCGCAGGCGGCGCGCTGTTCGCCTATGCCGGTATGCTTGGCCTTTGCCAAGGCCTGGAACGGCACTATAAACAGGTATGGCAGCGGCCTTGCCCGCGGCCACTGCGCAGGGTGCTGCGTGGCGCTGGCTGGCTGGCACTGATGATCAGCCTGCTGCTGTGCGCCCAGGTCTGGGGCTGGGCCATGGCGCCGGTAGCCTGGTTGGCGATGATGTCGCTCGGTGCAATGCTGCTGGTCGTGCAGTTGCCGTATTGGCCGCGGCTGGCGGTTGGGCTTGCAGGGCTGGTGCCAGTGTGGGGGCTGCTGCACCTGTTTACCTGA
- a CDS encoding biliverdin-producing heme oxygenase: MPASPSSPSPLLLALREGTRDCHKSLEARLPFFAASFDAAAYSRLLQAYYGFHAPLEARLGDYQEPMRAKTPALTLDLQALHLSAADIDALPLCQALPGINDEAGALGVMYVLEGSTLGGQVLKRAMAERLGLGPANGTAFFDVYGARTGDYWRRFLDRLGQASSAPAAQAATVQAAIETFRSFERWLEQRNVLGQIPG; encoded by the coding sequence ATGCCAGCCAGTCCCTCCTCACCCAGCCCGTTGCTGCTAGCCCTGCGCGAGGGCACCCGCGATTGCCACAAGTCGCTCGAAGCACGCCTGCCATTCTTTGCAGCGAGCTTCGATGCCGCGGCCTACAGCCGGCTCCTGCAAGCCTACTATGGGTTCCACGCGCCCCTCGAAGCTCGCCTGGGTGACTACCAGGAACCGATGAGGGCCAAGACACCCGCGCTCACGCTGGACCTGCAAGCCCTGCATCTGAGCGCCGCTGACATCGACGCCCTGCCCCTGTGCCAGGCGCTGCCAGGTATCAATGATGAGGCCGGTGCGCTGGGTGTGATGTACGTTCTGGAGGGCTCCACCCTGGGCGGCCAGGTACTGAAAAGGGCAATGGCAGAGCGCCTGGGGCTCGGCCCGGCCAACGGCACAGCCTTTTTCGATGTATACGGTGCGCGGACCGGCGACTACTGGCGCCGCTTCCTCGACCGCCTTGGCCAGGCGTCGAGCGCACCTGCAGCGCAGGCCGCCACCGTGCAGGCGGCCATCGAAACATTCCGGAGCTTCGAGCGCTGGCTTGAGCAACGCAACGTGCTTGGCCAGATACCTGGCTGA
- a CDS encoding histidine phosphatase family protein: MKAVHLTLICHALTTAQKTGHLHGPDDGILPMLAQPFAVAPETRILTAPERRARETADGFSALAQVEPALADCDLGRWQGLALKRLQVEHPQALALWLDDPHSAPHGGESFAELCQRMAGWLAAFDEPGEWVAVTHPMVIRAVLVQVLGCPLAAHRQMDVLPLSRVQLSFTGRWRLRLG, from the coding sequence GTGAAAGCCGTACACCTGACCCTGATCTGTCATGCCCTGACAACGGCCCAGAAGACCGGGCACCTGCACGGCCCCGACGACGGCATTCTGCCGATGCTCGCCCAACCGTTCGCCGTGGCGCCTGAAACGCGCATCCTCACCGCGCCGGAGCGGCGTGCGAGGGAAACGGCGGACGGGTTTTCGGCACTGGCGCAGGTCGAGCCGGCATTGGCCGATTGCGACCTGGGACGCTGGCAGGGGCTGGCATTGAAGCGGTTGCAGGTTGAGCACCCGCAGGCGCTGGCGTTGTGGCTGGACGACCCGCACAGTGCGCCACATGGTGGTGAGTCGTTCGCCGAGTTGTGCCAGCGCATGGCGGGGTGGCTGGCGGCCTTCGATGAGCCGGGCGAGTGGGTGGCGGTGACGCATCCCATGGTCATTCGCGCGGTACTGGTGCAGGTGCTGGGTTGCCCCTTGGCGGCCCATCGGCAGATGGATGTGCTGCCTTTGTCACGTGTTCAGCTGAGCTTTACCGGGCGCTGGCGCTTGCGGCTGGGGTGA
- a CDS encoding sulfite exporter TauE/SafE family protein, with protein MDVGSFGFTIAGLVVGFIVGMTGVGGGSLMTPILLWFGISPATAVGTDLLYAAITKASGVWVHSRNKNIDWKITGLLSMGSVPAAALTLWFLSTLHTDTSALNAIIKQGLAVVLILTALAILFKSRLQAFANRHAGDHYQLSDRSLNILTVLTGVVLGVMVTLTSIGAGALGTVALFLLYPFLVTRRLVGTEIAHAVPLTLVAGLGHAGMGNMDWSLLGYLLLGSLPGIYLGSHLTGKISDRVLRPCLAGMLLLIGYKLAF; from the coding sequence ATGGATGTAGGTTCTTTCGGTTTCACCATAGCCGGGCTGGTTGTGGGGTTCATCGTCGGCATGACCGGCGTCGGTGGCGGTTCGCTGATGACGCCCATCCTGCTGTGGTTTGGCATCAGCCCGGCCACTGCCGTGGGCACTGACTTGCTCTACGCCGCCATCACCAAGGCCAGTGGCGTCTGGGTGCACAGCCGCAACAAGAACATCGACTGGAAAATCACCGGCCTGCTCAGCATGGGCAGCGTCCCGGCCGCAGCGCTGACCCTGTGGTTCCTGAGCACCCTGCACACCGACACTTCGGCGCTCAATGCCATCATCAAGCAGGGCCTGGCGGTGGTGTTGATCCTCACTGCACTGGCGATCCTGTTCAAATCGCGCCTGCAAGCGTTCGCCAACCGCCATGCCGGTGACCATTACCAACTCAGCGACCGCAGCCTCAACATCCTTACCGTACTCACCGGCGTGGTGCTGGGTGTCATGGTCACCCTGACTTCGATCGGTGCGGGTGCCTTGGGCACCGTGGCGCTGTTCCTGCTCTACCCGTTCCTGGTCACCCGGCGCCTGGTGGGCACCGAGATCGCCCACGCGGTGCCGTTGACCCTGGTCGCAGGCCTGGGCCACGCGGGCATGGGCAACATGGACTGGTCGCTGCTGGGCTACCTGCTGCTGGGCTCGTTGCCTGGCATCTACCTGGGCAGCCACCTCACCGGAAAGATCTCCGACCGCGTGCTGCGGCCCTGCCTGGCGGGCATGCTGTTGCTGATCGGGTACAAGCTGGCGTTCTGA
- a CDS encoding methyl-accepting chemotaxis protein yields MRTNSVAAAINQLGAATQEIARNAAHASQHASGASEQANGGREVVEEAINAMTALSQRISESCEQIETLNASTDEIGKILDVIKGISQQTNLLALNAAIEAARAGEAGRGFAVVADEVRNLAHRTQESAEEIHRMITSLQVGSREAVHTMNTSQVSSEQTVQVANQAGVRLTSVTQRIGEIDGMNQSVATATEEQTAVVESLNLDITQINALNQQGVENLNQTLQHCDALAQQAGRLKQLVGSFRI; encoded by the coding sequence ATGCGTACCAACAGTGTCGCGGCGGCCATCAACCAGCTGGGTGCCGCCACTCAGGAAATCGCACGCAATGCTGCGCACGCCTCGCAACACGCCAGTGGTGCCAGCGAACAGGCCAATGGCGGGCGCGAAGTGGTGGAAGAAGCGATCAACGCCATGACCGCCCTGTCGCAGCGCATCAGCGAGTCGTGCGAACAGATCGAAACGCTCAATGCCAGCACCGACGAAATCGGCAAGATCCTCGACGTGATCAAAGGCATTTCCCAGCAGACCAACCTGCTGGCGCTCAACGCCGCGATCGAAGCGGCCCGTGCAGGTGAAGCCGGGCGTGGGTTTGCCGTGGTCGCCGATGAGGTGCGCAACCTGGCGCACCGCACCCAGGAATCGGCAGAAGAGATCCACCGCATGATCACCAGCCTGCAGGTCGGCTCCCGCGAGGCGGTGCACACCATGAACACAAGCCAGGTGTCCAGCGAACAGACCGTGCAGGTCGCCAACCAGGCCGGTGTACGTCTGACCAGCGTGACCCAGCGCATCGGCGAAATCGATGGCATGAACCAGTCCGTGGCCACTGCGACCGAAGAGCAGACCGCCGTGGTCGAGAGCCTGAACCTGGACATCACCCAGATCAATGCGCTGAACCAGCAAGGGGTGGAGAACCTCAACCAGACGTTGCAGCATTGCGATGCGCTGGCGCAGCAGGCTGGGCGTTTGAAGCAACTGGTGGGCAGCTTCCGCATCTGA
- a CDS encoding LysR family transcriptional regulator, whose translation MNFSSDNIQLFLAVLDRGSFSAAARTLGRVPSAVSMAIGNLEAELGYSLFERGPREVRPTAQALALEPHARLIAEQLGLLQVHALELSQGLESSLTLAVVPDIDQRPLFAAIARLGERYPLLDIRLLSAPQEDALQLLDSGRADLCLAFAGLHVDASRGFQHIGTESLVATLSPAHPALRDGRIRYLEDLINVRQILVRSRDLPLADPRALIGATHWSTDSFDFAVQMVEAGLGWGDLPLARVAPLIADGRLVRLRFANTRNELQLPIHAFWRRQQPLRQAARLLIEQLAKC comes from the coding sequence ATGAATTTTTCCAGTGACAATATCCAGCTGTTCCTCGCCGTACTCGATCGGGGTTCGTTTTCCGCAGCGGCGCGCACCCTTGGCCGGGTACCCTCTGCCGTCAGCATGGCCATCGGTAACCTTGAAGCCGAACTGGGCTACTCGCTGTTCGAGCGCGGCCCGCGCGAGGTTCGTCCTACCGCTCAGGCTCTGGCGCTAGAGCCACACGCCAGGCTGATCGCCGAGCAACTGGGGCTATTGCAGGTGCACGCACTGGAGTTGTCGCAAGGGCTGGAGAGCAGCCTGACCCTCGCCGTGGTCCCGGACATAGATCAACGGCCGCTGTTTGCCGCCATCGCGAGGCTTGGCGAGCGCTACCCGCTGCTGGACATCCGGCTGCTCAGTGCCCCACAGGAAGACGCACTGCAGTTGCTCGACAGCGGCCGTGCCGACCTATGCCTGGCCTTCGCTGGCCTGCACGTCGATGCCAGCCGGGGGTTCCAGCACATTGGTACGGAGTCGCTGGTTGCCACCCTGTCACCCGCGCACCCGGCACTGCGCGACGGGCGCATCCGCTACCTGGAAGACCTGATCAACGTGCGCCAGATCCTGGTGCGCAGCCGCGACCTGCCGCTGGCCGACCCGCGCGCGCTGATCGGCGCCACGCACTGGTCCACCGACAGTTTCGACTTCGCCGTACAAATGGTCGAAGCAGGCCTGGGCTGGGGCGATTTGCCATTGGCCAGGGTGGCGCCGCTGATCGCTGACGGGCGCCTGGTACGTCTGCGATTTGCAAATACCCGCAACGAACTACAGTTGCCGATTCATGCCTTCTGGCGCAGGCAGCAACCGCTGCGCCAGGCGGCGCGTTTGCTGATCGAACAGCTAGCCAAATGCTAG
- a CDS encoding PACE efflux transporter — MQGLKRKLVYVTFYELIGLCMSTLGLAYLSDTQASHTGPLAVMITTIAMLWNLIYNSLFEYWESRQAKRGRSVARRVVHAVGFQLTLVVYLIPLIAWWLGMSLVQAFLVDLAFIILVPCYTFAYNWGFDRIFGLPASAMATA; from the coding sequence GTGCAGGGATTGAAACGCAAACTGGTCTACGTGACGTTCTACGAGCTGATTGGCTTGTGCATGTCGACGTTGGGACTGGCTTACTTGTCCGATACCCAGGCTTCGCATACTGGGCCGCTGGCGGTGATGATCACCACCATCGCCATGCTCTGGAACCTGATCTACAACAGCCTGTTCGAGTACTGGGAGAGCCGCCAGGCCAAGCGCGGCCGCAGCGTGGCGCGGCGGGTGGTGCATGCTGTCGGCTTCCAGCTGACCCTGGTGGTGTACCTGATCCCGCTGATCGCCTGGTGGCTGGGCATGAGTCTGGTCCAGGCGTTCCTGGTGGACCTTGCGTTCATCATCCTGGTGCCCTGCTACACCTTTGCCTACAACTGGGGGTTTGACCGGATCTTCGGTTTGCCAGCATCGGCCATGGCCACCGCCTGA
- a CDS encoding GntR family transcriptional regulator, translating to MTACAQAAHHLPALLAAGETRLSAEQIYPRLFDAILEQRLPPGSLLPEQALGNAFGVSRTVIRRVLGRLSDQQVVVQRPSHTAHLAAPDPHQARQVLSARRLAETTLISLAAQRARPAQIRQLRSLVERERQHHERGERCAAIRLGGEFHLKLAQVAANAPLARFLNGLVPMTSLIIAHYESPCCEHCAWQEHAAIIDAVEAGNAAAALALMGEHLDRLEEKLDLA from the coding sequence ATGACCGCCTGCGCCCAAGCCGCCCACCACCTGCCTGCCCTGCTCGCCGCCGGCGAAACCCGGCTGTCGGCCGAGCAGATCTACCCCCGCCTGTTCGACGCGATTCTCGAGCAGCGCCTGCCGCCCGGCAGCCTGCTGCCCGAGCAGGCACTGGGCAACGCCTTCGGCGTCAGCCGCACGGTAATTCGCCGGGTGCTGGGGCGCCTCTCGGACCAGCAGGTGGTGGTGCAGCGCCCCAGCCACACCGCGCACCTGGCCGCCCCCGACCCGCACCAGGCGCGCCAGGTACTGAGCGCCCGCCGCCTGGCCGAAACCACCCTGATCAGCCTGGCGGCGCAACGCGCGCGGCCGGCGCAGATCCGCCAATTGCGTTCGCTGGTGGAGCGTGAGCGCCAGCACCACGAACGTGGCGAACGGTGTGCGGCGATCCGCCTGGGCGGCGAATTCCACCTCAAGCTTGCCCAGGTGGCCGCCAACGCGCCGCTGGCACGCTTTCTCAACGGCCTGGTGCCGATGACGTCACTGATCATCGCCCACTACGAATCACCCTGCTGCGAGCACTGTGCCTGGCAAGAGCACGCAGCGATCATCGATGCCGTGGAGGCCGGTAACGCTGCAGCGGCGCTCGCGCTGATGGGCGAGCACCTGGACCGCCTGGAAGAAAAACTAGACCTGGCCTGA
- a CDS encoding FadR/GntR family transcriptional regulator yields MISSSTVVNSVVEKLRQALARGQWRSGDMLPGQRELAEQLGISRPSLREAVTVLETLGLVRSMPGKGVLVLDAEPAVLEPGVDSSAAASLADVLELRYTLEPFIVGLVAQSANSQDIGQLRLILMDMREALDADDSDAGAKAYIAFHEALFALTTNPIFQSVVQQTGNALKQSANMLRNSPEHLAARLKENEAVVRAIRERNSAQASAQMRQHILAEGQRMGIELNIPDEHPRQ; encoded by the coding sequence GTGATCAGCTCATCGACCGTCGTCAACTCAGTGGTGGAAAAACTGCGCCAAGCACTGGCCCGCGGCCAGTGGCGCTCCGGCGACATGCTACCCGGCCAGCGCGAACTGGCCGAACAACTGGGCATCAGCCGCCCCAGCCTGCGCGAAGCGGTGACCGTGCTGGAGACCCTCGGCCTGGTGCGCTCCATGCCGGGCAAGGGCGTGCTGGTGCTCGATGCAGAGCCTGCCGTGCTGGAACCAGGCGTCGACAGCAGCGCCGCGGCCAGCCTGGCCGATGTCCTGGAGCTGCGCTACACCCTCGAACCCTTCATCGTCGGCCTGGTGGCGCAATCGGCCAACAGTCAGGACATCGGCCAGCTCCGCCTGATCCTGATGGACATGCGCGAAGCGCTGGATGCCGATGACAGCGATGCCGGGGCCAAGGCCTACATCGCCTTTCACGAGGCCCTGTTCGCGCTGACCACCAACCCGATTTTCCAGAGCGTGGTACAGCAGACGGGCAATGCCCTCAAGCAAAGCGCCAACATGCTGCGCAACTCACCCGAACACCTTGCTGCGCGGCTCAAGGAAAACGAAGCCGTGGTACGCGCCATTCGCGAGCGCAACAGCGCCCAGGCCAGCGCCCAGATGCGCCAGCACATCCTCGCCGAAGGGCAGCGCATGGGCATCGAACTGAACATCCCGGATGAGCATCCGCGCCAATGA
- a CDS encoding C4-dicarboxylate transporter DctA — translation MLKWCSRSIFLQVVLGLALGIACGLSFPDLSLQLKPLGDGFIKLIKMLIGLIVFCVVVSGISGAGDLKKVGRIGLKSVIYFEVLTTIALVIGLVFAFSSGIGSGANIHLDQLSAADANGLAERGQHIHGATAFFMDLIPTSVVGAFADNNILQVLLFSVLFGSALNLVGDSAAGISRLINELSHVIFRIMGMIVRLAPIGVFGAIAFTTSKYGLESLQHLGGLVALFYLTCAGFVLIILGTVMRLSGLKLLPFIKYLREELTIVLGTASSDAVLPQIMRKLEHLGIGSSTVGLVIPTGYSFNLDGFSIYLTLAIVFIANATGTPLEMTDLLTILLVSLVTSKGAHGIPGSALVILAATLTAVPAIPVVGLVLVLAVDWFMGIGRALTNLIGNCVATVAIARWEKDIDLERAQNVLDGKPGFAHAPRKQPNAHQQEF, via the coding sequence ATGCTCAAATGGTGCTCGCGTTCGATCTTCCTGCAAGTCGTGCTCGGCCTTGCCCTTGGCATCGCCTGCGGCCTCAGCTTCCCCGACCTTTCCCTGCAGCTCAAGCCTCTAGGCGATGGCTTCATCAAGCTGATCAAGATGCTTATCGGCCTGATCGTCTTCTGCGTGGTGGTCAGCGGCATTTCCGGTGCCGGCGACCTGAAGAAAGTCGGGCGCATCGGCCTCAAATCGGTGATCTACTTCGAAGTGCTGACCACCATCGCCCTGGTGATCGGCCTGGTGTTCGCCTTCAGCAGCGGTATTGGCAGCGGCGCCAATATCCACCTGGATCAGCTCTCTGCTGCCGACGCCAACGGCCTGGCCGAACGCGGCCAGCATATCCATGGCGCCACCGCGTTCTTCATGGACCTGATCCCCACGTCGGTGGTAGGCGCCTTCGCCGACAACAACATCCTTCAAGTCTTGCTGTTCTCGGTACTGTTCGGCAGTGCTTTGAACCTGGTGGGTGACTCGGCCGCCGGCATTTCGCGGTTGATCAACGAACTCAGCCACGTGATTTTCCGCATCATGGGCATGATCGTGCGCCTGGCGCCGATCGGTGTCTTTGGCGCCATCGCCTTCACGACCAGCAAATATGGTCTGGAGTCGCTGCAGCACCTGGGTGGCCTGGTGGCGTTGTTCTACCTGACCTGCGCGGGCTTCGTACTGATTATCCTGGGCACCGTGATGCGCCTTTCGGGCCTGAAACTGCTGCCGTTCATCAAATACCTGCGTGAAGAGCTGACCATCGTGCTTGGCACCGCCTCCTCCGATGCAGTCCTGCCGCAGATCATGCGCAAGCTCGAGCACCTGGGCATTGGCAGCTCCACCGTTGGCCTGGTGATCCCGACCGGCTACTCGTTCAACCTCGACGGCTTCTCCATCTACCTGACCCTGGCCATCGTGTTCATCGCCAACGCAACGGGCACCCCCTTGGAGATGACGGACCTGCTGACCATCCTGCTGGTGTCGCTTGTGACGTCCAAAGGCGCTCACGGCATCCCAGGCTCGGCGCTGGTGATCCTTGCTGCCACCCTCACCGCCGTGCCGGCGATCCCGGTGGTCGGCCTGGTGCTGGTGCTGGCAGTGGACTGGTTCATGGGCATTGGCCGGGCGCTGACCAACCTGATCGGCAACTGCGTGGCCACCGTGGCCATCGCCCGCTGGGAAAAAGACATCGATCTGGAACGTGCGCAGAATGTGCTCGATGGCAAACCCGGCTTTGCCCATGCCCCACGCAAGCAGCCCAACGCCCATCAACAGGAATTCTGA
- a CDS encoding TniQ family protein — protein sequence MAQLNFIPYPLPNESPLSVLYRCAHSNGFRNLTELSAACGGLHYCSLTEALTLNSRTHNFLLSQCLANEQDALERLFFRAIVKNNKIYFHCGKVDLPRLVIRSRLTVCPECIRDGQMNIMHTFEFSAVCPIHAEVYISICPACQKPLNWKRIRDFRCACNFDLRQSPPNYADNTWSKYAYDAYLKGDQTFFDRLELVTSSNPFFPSSDRHADVLDSCIRMASGNKTAFFHEMHCLQARYPSLHKRLILAPYILINDPTISNYALEYYCNTLQSKPQSHGPNCECSNLPFTRREMQFVLDSKEATSNLIESDNCTKVRKVTALIKSQRHFKYQNLCLTLAQHQSLEWDTVDILANPADEFKPLTTDQAAVELGISDKATSELIVNKTLKSILIKTNRVTTKAWIEDFKRIYVIDAQLFYLPLIDNQAVKRLLEHTPTIETGGRVRVHLKKHLPQYIRDVLEAGYPDHSSSTKKLLIDINSAAALLNLNRTDIGELIKLGVLTPSEEREGLIRNRKYFTEKTMAQAIQWRKKHLRVSEAAELVGCRPRSFVRCYLDTHYITSFKLDHAMVTLADAKKCARHFQKYTVGLKRQCFVWSDPFTIRYKSRYIKPLPKEHPDAIPGLVIFHRKDYSRKRRES from the coding sequence ATGGCCCAACTCAACTTTATACCCTATCCCCTACCAAATGAGAGCCCCCTCTCTGTCTTGTATCGTTGTGCTCACTCAAACGGATTCAGAAATCTGACGGAACTTAGCGCTGCTTGCGGAGGACTACACTATTGCAGCCTGACTGAAGCGCTAACACTAAATAGCCGCACCCATAATTTTCTTCTCAGCCAATGCCTTGCAAATGAACAAGACGCCCTGGAGAGGTTATTTTTTAGAGCAATCGTTAAAAACAATAAAATCTACTTTCACTGCGGCAAAGTTGATTTACCTCGATTAGTTATTCGATCACGTCTGACTGTGTGTCCAGAATGCATCCGAGACGGTCAAATGAATATAATGCACACATTTGAGTTTTCGGCGGTGTGCCCCATTCACGCAGAAGTCTACATCTCAATTTGCCCCGCATGTCAAAAGCCCCTTAACTGGAAAAGAATTAGAGATTTTCGATGCGCATGCAATTTCGACCTAAGGCAATCCCCACCCAATTACGCTGACAACACATGGTCTAAATATGCATACGACGCCTATCTAAAAGGTGACCAAACTTTCTTCGACCGCCTTGAACTCGTGACTTCAAGCAATCCTTTTTTCCCCTCATCGGACAGGCATGCTGATGTATTAGACAGTTGTATACGAATGGCGTCGGGTAACAAAACCGCCTTCTTCCATGAAATGCACTGCTTACAAGCACGCTACCCCAGCCTGCACAAGCGCTTAATTTTGGCACCCTATATATTGATCAACGACCCAACCATTAGCAACTACGCATTAGAATATTACTGCAACACACTTCAATCCAAACCACAAAGCCACGGACCTAACTGCGAATGTTCCAACCTTCCTTTCACTAGGCGCGAAATGCAATTTGTGTTAGATAGCAAAGAAGCCACATCTAACCTCATCGAATCTGACAACTGCACCAAAGTAAGGAAAGTCACAGCCCTTATCAAGTCCCAACGACACTTTAAATATCAAAACCTATGCCTTACCCTTGCTCAGCATCAATCCTTAGAATGGGATACCGTTGACATACTTGCAAACCCTGCAGACGAATTCAAACCTCTCACCACAGATCAAGCCGCAGTTGAACTTGGCATATCAGACAAAGCCACATCTGAACTGATCGTAAACAAAACGCTTAAATCCATCCTAATAAAAACAAATCGAGTCACCACAAAAGCCTGGATAGAGGACTTCAAAAGAATATACGTAATAGATGCACAGCTATTTTATCTACCCCTGATAGACAATCAAGCTGTGAAGCGCTTACTTGAACATACCCCAACCATTGAAACCGGTGGCAGGGTAAGAGTCCACCTAAAAAAGCATTTACCACAATACATCAGGGACGTCTTGGAAGCCGGCTATCCGGATCACTCATCTTCTACAAAAAAATTGTTGATCGACATAAATTCTGCAGCTGCACTCCTAAACCTCAATCGCACGGACATTGGAGAGCTAATAAAACTTGGAGTTTTAACGCCCTCCGAAGAACGTGAAGGACTTATCCGAAACCGCAAATATTTCACTGAAAAGACGATGGCACAAGCTATACAGTGGCGAAAAAAACACTTGCGCGTCAGCGAAGCAGCAGAGCTTGTCGGTTGCAGACCACGTTCTTTTGTACGATGCTATTTAGACACGCATTATATTACGAGCTTTAAACTCGACCACGCCATGGTAACATTAGCTGATGCAAAAAAATGCGCACGACACTTTCAGAAATACACAGTCGGCCTTAAAAGACAGTGCTTTGTCTGGAGCGATCCATTTACTATCCGATACAAATCGCGTTATATCAAGCCTCTTCCTAAAGAGCATCCAGATGCTATTCCTGGGTTAGTAATTTTTCATCGGAAGGACTACTCTCGAAAACGCCGTGAGTCATGA
- a CDS encoding TniB family NTP-binding protein → MTDKINQKLNHLIEFTIAHPMYSHGLQTLRRAAEIRLGGRPDSGAAIFGKSGTGKTHLCTDFIRDFVVPHEEIEPKGRSRIMPVIYCRVPSESTVNSVMVKILATMGVFLNRPTLGTLEYQLYQNLKNCKTQLLILDEFPHILKSMTENIIRAAGDWVKNLSDDFRGLILIAGEPFSEKYIDSRQAMGDRFPFRVYFEPFSLTTEENAQDFERLIRSFAMEISSSMGFNDMPTLTSEKELYALYALTSGNLRQLRNILHGACEVALKRGDKILHINDFSYISQTEKFSCRLTEHDPFSLSAKELRKIILEKTKAKAN, encoded by the coding sequence ATGACGGATAAAATCAACCAAAAACTTAACCACCTCATAGAATTCACAATTGCGCACCCAATGTACAGTCACGGGTTACAGACGCTTCGCCGAGCCGCCGAAATTAGACTGGGAGGAAGACCGGACAGTGGGGCTGCTATATTTGGGAAATCCGGGACGGGAAAAACACATCTTTGTACAGACTTTATCCGTGACTTTGTAGTACCCCACGAAGAAATTGAACCCAAAGGTCGATCTCGAATCATGCCCGTAATCTATTGCAGAGTTCCGTCCGAGTCGACTGTCAACTCAGTGATGGTCAAAATTCTAGCGACAATGGGAGTTTTCCTAAACAGACCAACTCTCGGGACCTTAGAATATCAACTATATCAAAATTTAAAAAACTGCAAGACCCAGCTATTGATACTTGACGAGTTTCCACACATATTGAAAAGCATGACTGAAAATATTATCAGAGCTGCAGGTGACTGGGTCAAAAATCTATCAGACGATTTTCGAGGTCTGATCCTAATTGCGGGCGAACCTTTTTCCGAGAAGTACATCGACTCGCGCCAAGCCATGGGAGATCGCTTCCCCTTCCGCGTCTATTTTGAGCCTTTTTCTCTAACAACTGAGGAGAACGCACAAGACTTCGAGCGATTAATTAGATCATTTGCGATGGAAATAAGTAGCTCAATGGGCTTCAATGACATGCCCACCTTAACCAGCGAAAAAGAGCTATATGCACTTTATGCTCTAACCTCAGGGAATTTACGCCAATTAAGAAACATTTTACATGGCGCATGTGAAGTTGCCCTTAAGCGGGGTGATAAAATCCTTCACATTAATGATTTTAGCTATATAAGCCAAACTGAGAAATTCAGTTGTCGCCTAACTGAGCACGACCCATTCTCGCTAAGCGCTAAAGAACTACGAAAAATAATACTCGAAAAAACAAAAGCGAAAGCAAACTAA
- a CDS encoding TnsA endonuclease N-terminal domain-containing protein, whose protein sequence is MEIPIGLHKPEKCGYYGKHLLFFPSRKNRRQEICNSVLEADYCVLLEWDKQVVHYDSQPGVLEVRVGGHKQRYRPDFRVETSESTYFTEVKYDFETIHPTARAKLWAASEMLAEKGYRLAFADSRSIRCGHRLTNLKFLYFHSFNVSDEEKVDCHRWLGTFTYPVRLRELIYPDAAVRERAIYRALFEGKISVDFNEQMTFNSLVEQT, encoded by the coding sequence TTGGAAATACCTATCGGATTGCACAAGCCGGAAAAGTGTGGCTATTACGGTAAGCACTTGCTTTTTTTTCCCTCACGTAAAAACCGGCGACAGGAAATTTGTAACAGTGTGCTCGAAGCAGACTATTGCGTGCTGCTGGAATGGGACAAGCAGGTCGTGCACTACGACAGTCAGCCAGGCGTGCTGGAGGTCAGGGTAGGCGGACATAAGCAGCGTTATCGCCCAGACTTCAGGGTAGAAACAAGCGAATCGACGTATTTCACCGAAGTAAAGTATGACTTCGAAACAATTCACCCAACCGCCCGAGCAAAACTCTGGGCAGCTTCGGAGATGTTAGCAGAGAAAGGTTATCGGTTAGCTTTCGCTGATAGTAGAAGCATCCGCTGTGGGCATCGACTTACCAACCTCAAATTTCTCTATTTCCATTCATTTAATGTCAGCGACGAGGAAAAGGTAGATTGTCATCGCTGGCTGGGAACTTTTACATACCCGGTGCGTTTACGTGAGTTGATTTACCCCGACGCAGCTGTCAGAGAGCGCGCCATCTACCGAGCGCTGTTCGAGGGGAAGATATCGGTAGACTTCAACGAACAGATGACCTTCAACAGCCTAGTTGAGCAAACATGA